Within Sorghum bicolor cultivar BTx623 chromosome 2, Sorghum_bicolor_NCBIv3, whole genome shotgun sequence, the genomic segment TTATAGCTACCCGCAAGTAGCACAGGCTACAGAGATCGTGTACTAATTGGCAAGATATAGATTCTGGAGAACAGAACAGACACTCCCACTCAGCCACTCTCCCTACGAGGTGAAGGAAGCCAACCCAAATCTAGACGGACGGAGGAAGACGACGGATCTGCAGCGCGAGAGGTGCAGGAGAATGGGAAAGGCGGATCTGGGAGGAGGCCGAAGGGTGGAGGCGCGTCGAGAGCTGGCCTTGGACACGGTCTGAGAAAACACAAGCTTTACCCGCCTCCTCCGTAGAGCTTCACTGAATCAAGCGGTTTTGCGGGATTAGAGAGCATGGGACCTTGTATTTTCGTTGGGCTAACGGCTTCTCCAGCTCGAACTTGTGTACTTTTACGGACGAGAAAGGTGTGGGAACCCTTGTAAGTGTCACTTAAGCTAGAAAGTGAGTTGATTTTGGCTATCAGGGGATCCAGATTGAGTGATTTTCCTATGTAAAGTCACAATGTAACTTTTTTTCAATCTCTGCCCTTCAAATTAGATCCAAAGGCTATCCTTCCTCTCAACTTGGGGCCCATCCATCAGCCACTGTTAGCTTCCAACACAGCGAGCATGGTCGTCTTCTGCACAGCCACATCAACTGGCTAGGACGACCCGCCGTAGGTGCCGCCTGCCAACATAGGGTCGATGATGCGTTGTTGCGGCGCTGGAGGTGTGTACCTGAGGCGGCGTTGCTCGGCTAGAGAGCGGCCCCTCTACGGCGGCGCTTGGTTAGGACGCATCTGACTGTGGAGATGGCACTACAGGCACGCTCGCACGGCCAAGGGTGCATCCACGTGGCGGTGACGCTCGACCGGGGCACATCCTCGAGGCGGTGGCGCTCAGACGGAGACACATCTGCGCGTGGAGATGGCACTGTAGGCACGCTCGTGCGGTAGGGGCGCGTCCTCGAGACGACGACGCTCAGGCCAGGACACATCTGCCCATGGAGATCACACTGCATGCACACTCGCACGCCTAGGGGCACCGCTCCATGGCAGGCGGCGCGTCTACAACGGTAGCGTGTCCGCGCGGAGACGAGGACCAACCACGACAGCGCACGGAGAGCATACCGAGAATGCGTTCTAGATGTTGGTGCTCTGGTGGCCTCTTCCTCGGTCTCCAATTAGTGCGGCCCTCGTCCCTTCTCTTCCGTCGCGCAACAAGAAGAGCACGATTCCACGTCAGGGCTGCTGCCAGCTTGCCATGCTGTCTCTCCCTTGCTTTCCTCCTCGGTCTCCAATTAGTGCTGCCAGCTTGCTTTCCTTCTACGGACTGTGCATCCGGCGTTGTGACTCTCTCCTGCACTAGTATGTGCCTGCGCAGCCACCGCCGTCGCCGTTTGAGACATGGACGTCGCATGGATGACGATCGAGCTAGGCCTACGGTAGTACATGCCTGCGCGACAGTGCTGTTGGACAGCCGGAGAAGCGCACGTAGAGCCACGGAGGTCTGGCGCGATGAATGGAGCGTTCAAGTCTTTGATCCGGTCGTGTGGCCGTGCAGGATGTCGCATCGCACGAAAGAAGAAACCACCTTGAATCAATCTGTCTCGTTAGATGTTGATTAAACGTGGATAGCATAGAGAAAGTTACAGTGTGACTTTCCTAAGCAAAGTCACTGAATTTGTGTCTGTTCGCGGGCAGGACTATCAGACAATGGGAGACAGACCAGCCCAGCAATCCAAATGGGCTAGGTCCATTGTATAGTTCAGTTACTGGCTCATTTAACATTCGCTAATATTACCAGCTCAAAGAATAAAGATCAATGTTACTTTTTTTATCACACTACTCGGCTCTATggccttttattaataaacgaTAGCTGAACTGAACAGTGAGCTACAGGGATATTTACACGATCAGTCCATACTAGCATCTAGCTCGGATCCCATACTTTAGCTAACTGGCAGCCTCATGCGCAAATGAGTTACATGAGCAAAAGCCAAAAGATTAAAACAAAAGTAGAAGCTAACGAATAGCTTTGAAGATCATTCCGCTAAGACTGAGATCTCTATACAAGTTGAAAGCTTCCTTTAGTTGCGAGAGATGCCATATTGATCAGCAAAAGCGCCTTGAGACAGACTGTTGCTTCAACCATTAGACTCTGTCATGTGCTGTGTCCCACGTTTCACATTCAAACGCGaaagatttaaaaaaaaaaaaatcattaatTGGCAAAAGATTTTGCAGAGGCCATATGGGATTTTTTTTTCCAGCGGGAACGTTGTCACCAGCATAATACGTACTCGGAAAAGAAAACACTCTTTCAACTCGCTCAAAATCCTcatttgaaaagccatttgcgCACAAACAAACATAAAAAGGTGgcaatattttaaaatataattaaacAAGCTGTCATAGGGCATTATCAAAATCACTCTATCAATATATAAAGATATAAAGATACTATTATAGTTGATCTTAGGCAAATAAAAACAAGGTTGCCTGGGGCACAAAATAATATACTAGCTGAGACATCGCATAAACACTGTAAACTCTGTCTTGCAAAGTTTCTAAACATGGTCTGGTGGACAGAAACATATGAAACTTGATTCAGAAAACCACAATACGAGTGCACAACGATTATCAGTTCTTCCACGTCAAAACTACAGCGCACACTCAGAAGTGGATAATCTAGGTCATCCGCTGAGCAGCCTCCTTGGCGATCAGCTTTTCCCTAGCCTTGGTCTTGGCCTGCGACTTGGAGCCCATGATACCACCTCCCCACTTCTTCCTCACCTCATCGAACTTGTCGTTGAAGTTTGCCTGCAGGGTGCATTTTTAGAATCACCTCATCAGGGGAAGCATAACTAAAGGGTATCAAGATTATTCTGCAATATGTCATATTTTCATACCTTAATAGCCTCCAAGATCTTGCTGAACTCAAGCTTGTCCTCGTTCTTGACAGTGGTCAGACACAAGACTGATGCAGTCTTCTTGTGAACAATCTGCATACGATTAATACCAGAGTCAGCCTTATTGTTTCAGATACCACGATAGATATAGCAAGTTCAGAACAGATACCACAATAGATGTAGCAAGTTCAGAACAGCATGGGTGTGAAACATACCGATCCAAGGCGAGCCTTTCCTTTAACAATGCAGTAAGGGACCTCCATCTTCCTGCACAGGGCTGGAAGCCACACAACCAGTTCAATCGGATCCACATCATGAGCGATGACAACAAGCTGAGCCTTGTTCTGCACAAATTCATACATTCAGTTGATTACCATTGAAGTTGCCATAAAAGTATTGCATAGTGACTACACCCAGTATTGAAGTCATGAAACAAAGAAGTGCCAAGTCATACCTGCTCAATGAGGTAAGTCACATGGTTAAGGCCATACTTAACAACAATTGGTTTCTTGGCTTCAACAGTTTTTCCTTCAGTCTCAGCCTGAGCCCTCTTCAGAAGCCTCTCCTTCTTGGCAGCCTTGTCTTCAGGCCGGTATTTGAGAAGCATCTTGAACAGGTTGGTAGCTGCAAACATTTCACATCATAAATTTTCAACACCATAATATACATTGACAAATGAATAGGTAGCTTATACCATTATAGAAAGAAGAAAACAGATAAGGTGTAATTAAGTAACTGCATAGTTCTAACGTAGCAGCCAGTTAACTTAATCAAGAACACATGAGTGCATTCAGTGTCTTATCAATTCCCCTGATAGGTGAGATGGTAATACATCATTCTTTAGTCTTTCAGTAAATTAGATGAATGCTTATCCACTAATTTTAGCAGGATGGTGTTCGATCATGTTTACAGGTGAATATCAGAGGCATGACTAGACATGCTTCTAGCCACTATTATGTCACAATGTAACACTAAATGAATTTAGGCACACTGATGAGAGGCCCGACCCTAAAAAACTCTTGCAAAGCCTCGTCACCTAATTAAGGTTCCCAAAGATGTAAATGGCAAGCCTAATGGCACTATGGCCAAAATAATGCAAGACAACAGTAACTGGAACTTATAAAGCATATTTGCATACATCAAACAGTTGGTTATTAATCTACTGTGCAAGTGAAATAGAACAGGTTTCTGCAACAAATCAAGACTTTGCAATTGAAGGTGATACTTCTACTATTTCTTAGAAACCTAGCACTCTCAGTAAACAGGAGGAATAAGTTCTGTTCATACCGAGGTTCTTGTCGAGGGTGCGGGTGAACTGGTTGAGCGCCGGTGGCACCTTGAGGCGCTGCTTGAGGATGCGGCGCTGGCGCTGGATGCGGACGACCTTGGGCCACTTGACGAACCGGTGCAGGTCCTTCTTGGGCGGCAACGCGCCGCCGATGCCGAACTGCTTCGGCCTCTTCTCGAACAGAGGGTTCACCACTTTATCCTGCACCCAGCCAGACCCAACACAGTCAGAACACGCATCCCAACCATGGCGCCGCACACATCTCGAGCAAGAACGCGGGAAAGCGCAATACATAccgtcttcttcttggccggcaCAGGCGCCCTGCCACCTCGCTTCGGGGCCTGCAGATTTGTAAGTCGAACTCTTAGCACATTACATGAATCATACAAAGATATGCAGCAAGTTAACATCATAAGCATCATAAGCATGTGCCCCCAAGATCCACGAAACAAGATTGAAATATAACCAAAGAATATCCGAAACATCCCAGGTTTTTTCCACATGGAAGAGATTGGATCAATGGAAATCCGAAAGCACAAGCAGAAGATAGGCGGCGAGACCGCACGCACCATTTCGCCGGAGGGGAGCTTGGCGTTCCGAACGGGAGACGACGGCGGCGCGAGGTAGGGGGAGGAGGCGGCTAGAGGCGCTTGGAGGCGGAGAGGTGGTTCTATAAAGGATGACTCGCGCCGAGCTGGACGCACCCTGGCCGTCGGATGCTAGGTGGACAAGCAAGCATCCCGGTCTCGGCCGTCCGGTGCTGGGATTAGGGTTTAGGCGAAGCCACTTGGGCCGCACACGAGAGAAAGGTAGGTGGGCCTCCATGCGCTGGGCCGTTCGTAGTATCCGTGGTTTCTGTTTGAGCCCATTTGTTTGGCACTTTTCATTTTTCAAAGAAAATAGTCTATTTTTCCTCCCCAACTTTCACGAAAGCCCGTTTTTCCTCCCTCAATTCTAAAATCGGGCAAATCATCTCTCTTAACTTTTTAAACCATACAATTTACCTCTCTtgagcggttttgaaggcagttttgCTACAGTGAATAGTGGTTTACTACCGTAACTGTggtttgtatttttatttttaaattatttcgggtgaatctttgaaaaatatagtaaatcacagaaagattataaaatagaaaatctaatttttttaggAGTTCATATAAGTAGATCTATATAGTAAACATAtaatggtatgctttagtacaaagtttttgctataaaggttttgtccttttattttatttatttatttggatgaatctttgaaaaatcatagtaaaacatagagaaatcataaaatagaaaatataattttCTTATACTCTAGTTTATAGTAAGTTTATGTGTTGCAGAGAGTCTCTAGTCTTTTGTTGTGTTTATTATCAAAAGTCAACCTGAGTGTGGCCTACTTGTCTACAAAACTGCATTTGTGGTGTTAATTTATTGTGAAAAAAATATGTCATGGCTGAAAAGTAGTGTCGATAAGTTCAAGCGACCAGGGCGTAACATCTCCTTCAAGCTTATGTATGTTGACTTTGTGGTTCAATTGACAGGTTCTTCCCCTAAAAGAAATTTGTAGACAGCTATATTTTTTTGTTATTCCATTATTAGAGGTGTAACTTCTTAGAAGCAATATTATTTCATTATGCATTGACATCTTTCATACTGCTCTGTTTCTATTGCTTTCTCTTCCTAAAACGTTTTCTGTGCAGCTGCTGAGGTAATCACAAACTGAATTATGCCCGCATTGTTACCAAAAAAAGCTCTTTTACATAGTCTTCCTTCAGCTTTTTGATGGAGCTATAGCTAACAAAACAAGGTGTCTCCGAGCATCCACCAACCTTTTGACTCTAGAAGATTCAATATTAAAAATAAGGAAGGGAGCATCTCCTcaaattttaagttgatgctaTCTCATTGGCGGTCCAAGTGCTCCAAACGCTGATGGGTAATAATttaaacaaaatttatttagaaAGACAAGATTAAGCAACTGTATCAAGGTCCATATCTGCATATTATTCTCCTATCTTGATGTAGTGAAAACATGTCTCTTACAAGTTACCATTGCAAAGATAATACTTTTTCTACATCTCTAAACTTAATGCCTCTAGTTTTTTCTATGATCTTTGATTAATTGAGCTAGAAAATTGACAAACTATGTTGTATTACATGTATTAAAGACATTGGAGACAATTTACCAAAATGACAATTCTATGTTTGTCTTTGGATGTTCAAAGAGTGTCACCTATATTTTTATCTAATTATGTCAATATGGTACTGTATAACTGATTAGGTACAACCCCATTAGCTTGTCTGAAAATTTATTGttgaaagtactgttcgctgtTTTATtgcgagagaaaaacactacggGATGGCTGACagaattcggctgataagctgtTTTCCATGATGTTTGATTAATTGAGCTAGAAAATTGATAAACTATGTTGTATTACATGTATACTCAGAATGGATATAAATTTTGTGAAGAATAATAAGTTTATATTGCCATTTTTATTTGTAAACTTTTTGTAAAAATGATGAACTGATGCTCTAATATTTTGTTGTTATTAAGTATGTAATAAGAATCATAGAAAACCAGAACTGGGGTATCAGAACGAAGCAACCAAATCAGGTGAAATCAAATGAAGCTGCTTGTAATTGTAACAAGGACGGGAAACCTGCCTAGCAATTGGGAAACCTGCCTAGCAGGCCCTGGGCGTCCAGCCAACTAAGCCTTGAATTCTAGGAGACCTTTTACCATTCCCATTTTTTTCTCGGTCAAAACACCAAGAATGTAGGACCTGTTTGGcatagctcaacttcactagtaaagctgtttttttagaaaatagcttcctgagtgactttctagatgaagctgagctgttttggaaaaagtgtttggcaaaatagcttcataaactacttcatgcatagttgagagagagagctacaataagctacttttttcaactttatcccaacttatgtctttgtgagaggagggttCACCCataaagctgttttggaaataagtgtttgacaaaaaaaagCAACTCATGAagttgttgtgagctgtaccaaacagtcTCGTAGTATACAACTTGAATTCATTTTCTCTCTCTAAATTAATATAAAAAGCTCAAGGTAATGCAATGTTTAAAATATTGACTCCTTTTAAGATGAGACATAATCCTCTATTTTGACAAATTGATAACAGCATTGTAGCCTTGCTCTACAGGACGTAGCATTTCTACTTCTAGGCTCTTGGAATGTTCAACATGTTCCTCATGGCTAACAAATTCTTCTTCGAAATGAATTTGTCACTAACAAATTCTTCATGTGAGGGCACAACATACATCATATATACCACCAATATATATGCCAATTGCCATCAACATGTCAAGATTACTTAAGCACTCCTCAACAAAAGCTAGAGCGCAAGAACTCATCAACTGCTACGACGCACGAACCAGCTATGGCGGTTGGCATCTACGTACATGGTTTTGCACACGATTCATATCAGTATTCAGTACACAAGACTATACTCATCTCCCGTGCAGATCGGCGTGAGATCAAGCACCGTCGTCACCTGACCTCCTAGCTATGCTAGGACCGGCCGACGAGGAGAGGCCGGGCGGGGACGAGCAGCCGGCCGTACGCGGAGTGGCCCCTGACAAGGCCGCACCTCGCCacggtcgtcgccgccgcctggCCAGCCGCGTCCTCCTCCTCGATCTGCTCCAGCACCCGCACGAAGGCGTCGGCGTCGCACGGCAGCGCGAGCGGGCCGGCGGCCGCGTACCCGAACACGTCCTCGGCCTCCTCCAGCAGCGCCCGAAACAGCGGGTGGTTCACGCACTCCGTCCGGACCATGAAGCGCTGCCGCCCCGCGCCGACGCACACCGTGAAGCACccctccggcgccggcgccggcttgCTCCTCCGCGCGCTGCGGCACCGGTCCAGCGTCTTCATGATGAGCCCCGCCGGCTTCCTTCCTTTCTCCGGCATGGTAGTGGGCACGCGTCAATCACAAGACTTGGGCACCTGGCTACTTAGCAAAGCTACAGCTAGCGAAAGGTGAAATCAATGTTAGTGGTCACAAGAATGAGAAGGTGCGTGagaggaatatatatatatatatatatatatatatatatatatatatatatatatatatatatatatatatatatatacacacacacacgtagagACAAGATGTTTAGTGAACCTAGAGAGAGAAAGGGTCTTGATCAAGAGGCTGTTTTtatatataaggccttgtttagttcccaacaaattttgcaaaaattttcaaatttcccatcacatggaatcttagacacatgtatggagtattaaatatagacaaaaataaaaactaattgcacagtttgatcaaaattgacgagacgaatcttttaagtctagttagtccataatttgatattatttatcaaatacaaacgaaagtgctacggtgtcgatttcccaaaaaaatttgaaactaaacaaggcctaagattatTAGGGGCTCCATGAGAGAGAGGGAGGCTCTATAGTTGTTTACTATACGTACACAAATTGCATATAGAATTGCACACTTCAACTTGTAGGTTGTAGCGCATAGTACGTGCATAGTATAGTACAATTGTTAGGGTACGGTTTGGCTGTTTCGGAAGGGTAAACAACTACACCAGGAGCCGAGCCGGAGCCGGAGATATATAATCCATGCAACGCATGAGTCATGACATCAAGCATGGCCGACTCTCGAGAGGCCGGGGTCAGTTCATGGCGCATCAGCGCAATAATGCAGTACATTAGCTAGAGGCAGGTTGACCCCTCTCGGACGCTGTGCGTGCATGATTGCCATTAGTTTGGAGAGGTGTCGAACTCCCCCAACCACAGGGGTTGTTTAGCTTAATTAGCAACCGTCTGCGCCTTCTCTGATTTTCACCAACGCAACAAACGCTCCAAAACGTCAGCATCCTTCTTGCAGATTTGTTTTATGGTTCCAGTAGTCCTTAGCCTTCATCATGACAACACACTCTACAGCCCTGTTTAGATTCAaaaatattttggattttgtcactgtagcactttcatttttatctgacaaacattattcaatcaaATTGgacaaatagtttttgtttttaataatatttaatgctccatacatatatcacaaaattcgatgtgacgtgaaattttgaaaaaaaaatagtttttggatgaagtaaacaaggccttggctgtCTTGTACTCTCTTTTTCGAGCATTTCAAGTGCATCATTCACGCGTAAGGGAAACACTGCACTGAGTTTGGCTGCAGCATCATATTCGTGCCTGCCGTAGGTACCATGTTCAAATCCGAGAGAAAAGACAAGACAAGAGAGCAGAGAGGTAACAATCCTGATGAACTTCTCATGTTCAGCAATCGGTTCACTTCTATAGAAAACATTTTTACAGGAGGTGCTAGAAGCATCTTCATAGGCAACCAAGCCCACCGTGAGTCACTACAAAATAGAACATAGTACAGGCTCATCTAGTCAGCCGTCTGTGTACATATATTTTTACATAAGCGGCTGACTAGGTGAGCCACGTGTGAAAACCTAATTTTCACAGGCGGCTCACACTCCACTGCCTgtgtaaataattttttatatatattttaaattttaatttttccaCCACACTACAGTGCtaaacatcatatatatatatatatatggaaattcctttgtacacgtacgtgtagttactctcatctttcaataaactacattatgtatgtattcatacttgtttatcggtttgagtatgtttatatatttatattaagatactatagatcttaccacgcgaaaacttttcaaaaaaaattaaatgccactactatattatatacaataagtataaccatatactctatgtatgtatgtatttatacttaacatacatatcacattatatggtctagtatgatcatatactttgtctatatatatTTTGTTCGGTCATATACagcttaaatctagagatatatagatgagagtaactacacgcgcgtgtaaaaaAATGTGTCCTATATAGGGAAATTGTCCCTAACGTATCGTTCCCGCTGCCTTATAAACTCACACACATAGAACCCACAATAGGCCGATCCAGATGGTTGCTCGTGGCACTATAGAATGAGCAACAGATTATTCTAAAATTATCATGCCTTATGTATTCTTTATATGATGATATGTGTTCGGACAACTTACCGGATAGTGATGTTGTATCGTCAATGGGACCCTAGGATCTGAGCGTACGAAGTCGACCGGTCCTATGTTTCTTATAAAACCGCAATGCCCTGTAGATATCGAATATAAATCACTAAAGTTATTTTAAAACTCTAATATAATTCATATAGGTACGCATGTGGTTGCATGTTGGCTCACTTTCTAATTGAACAAAAAATGATGAATACTTCTCGGGAGGAAAATATAAGGAGTCTAGGACAAGCACCTTCCCTTCAAAgggataaatataaaaaaacaatCCAATGGTCACTGCATGACTAAATGAGTGAGCGACATATGTATATTGTTTACATGATAATTTGAAGTACGTATACGAAGTCAAGCTTACCTAAAGTTGTAAGATGCTAATATGAAATCTCTGTACTCATACCTCAGCATTGATCTACCGAGATAGAGGGCATAATCATCCTCGTATTTTCTTTGCAACTCTTTTATAGCTTCTGCAACTTCTTCTGGTGTTTTGTCCTTCTCTACCTTTGCTCTATCTTCCTTTGATAGTACAAATTTGTACATATTTTCTTGTAACTTGATAGGGCTCAGATAACCGACCATCGATCCAGTAGATAATAATGACCTCTACTCGTGATCTTGCAAACTACAGACAACATCCACATAGTAGAGTTTCACAGTACATattaataataaatgtgtgtgcATGAGTGATACTTATAGGTACCAGATTGTTATGAGTTGGACGTCAAGTCAGCCTATAGTTCAACAACAAGTGCATGTCCTAGAAGGTAACAAATGCCTTGCTTTTTTCCTTGCCAGCAGCAAACACGTCTGCTGGTATATCAACACtgattgtatggatgccaccatgtgctgctctcatataccagtcatAAAACCTGTTTATCGTCTATTGAATCTTATCGAGCAGCATCCATGGGAGCATAGGACTTCCGGCACATAGTCATTGGGACATTGACATAATCATCAATCATTGGCTTTCTGATATCCTTTAGGGTCAATGGTTGACTTGATGGCTGTTCGACATGTACATTGTAACTTGGAGCTTCTGTTGATGGGGGCACGACTTCTGTTGACACGGCGGTGGCTTCCTTTTCCTTTGACGGTTTGAGCACAACGAGTTGTGTCGTTCGTTGCTTTCTAAGTC encodes:
- the LOC8054789 gene encoding 60S ribosomal protein L7a-1, giving the protein MAPKRGGRAPVPAKKKTDKVVNPLFEKRPKQFGIGGALPPKKDLHRFVKWPKVVRIQRQRRILKQRLKVPPALNQFTRTLDKNLATNLFKMLLKYRPEDKAAKKERLLKRAQAETEGKTVEAKKPIVVKYGLNHVTYLIEQNKAQLVVIAHDVDPIELVVWLPALCRKMEVPYCIVKGKARLGSIVHKKTASVLCLTTVKNEDKLEFSKILEAIKANFNDKFDEVRKKWGGGIMGSKSQAKTKAREKLIAKEAAQRMT
- the LOC8054790 gene encoding indole-3-acetic acid-induced protein ARG7, with translation MPEKGRKPAGLIMKTLDRCRSARRSKPAPAPEGCFTVCVGAGRQRFMVRTECVNHPLFRALLEEAEDVFGYAAAGPLALPCDADAFVRVLEQIEEEDAAGQAAATTVARCGLVRGHSAYGRLLVPARPLLVGRS